CCTGGCTTTGACCTACCAAGAACTTAAAAGCTAATGGCTTGACCTTATAATCTAAACGACACACGATCCCATAACCCTTGGCTTCGAGCTACTTGGAAGATAGGAACCAATGTTATGGCTCCATCTCTTTTATTTGACTTGATAATCTATCAAACAGTCCTAAAGTTCATAACTTCGTAATTGATTAAACACTTTACAAATCAAGGACCTAACAATTCTAACTGCCAGACTTCTAGGCACAACATACTTAGACCGTAAATTTTGAATAGCGAAACATTACAAGCTCAATACGATAAACTAAGAGTTGTTCAACAATGATTAAGGATTTCAAGCAAAACAAAACGAAATCAACACACGCATATAGTTCacaaagatgattaaacatgCCCAAATAGCCAAACCGGCCTACATACCCAACAACAAAATATTATTAAAGGGAAAACACAAACTTCACAAAGAACCAATGCCACCATCAGGCTGCATCAGACGCTTCAAACCACCAATGTCCAACTCCCCCAACCCTAACACCAACGCGTAATCTACATAGGGCAACCCATTTAACGCTTCATCAATAGTCACATCATAATCAATAGTACTTTCCGGAATATCTTCCAAACACCCACCACCCTGAACCAATTCCTTCACTTGACGAACACCTAATGTTTTCCCAACTGCAACACATGCTTCACAACACAGCTGAACTCTTTACTCTCCAAAAGTTGATGAATAACCCTAGAAATACCCTCATTCATAACCCATCACAGATCCGTTTTCGAACGCTTGACTACCATTGTTTTTTCCCCAACAAGCCGATCTTTCTCCACCATATCTTTCTCAAAACTTTCCAATTGAATGTTTAAACCCTCGTTCTCCTGCTCTTACTGACCGACAACAACACCAAGAATAATCTTTTCATGCTCCAATATACTAACCTCCTCCCTCAGAGCCTCCATCACTTCTTGAATTTTCTTCATCCCAAATAGGCCCTTCTCCAACCAGACAACCTTAGGTTTCAACTCCGATCGAGAGGATAACAACATAACATGCTCTGATTGTAACATATGCATTTCCCTCTACAGTTGGACTCTATCTTCATCAACCGCCAAAAACCGCTTTAAAGGGTTAGCACCCTCAGCAAAGAAGCAAGCACTCTGGGCCGCAACAATTCAGAGCGACCCAACAAAATTAAACAAAGAATACCCAGACATCTCAAAATCTGTACCGGGAGGAAACACATTCTTGGTTACATCAACCACCATCTCAAACACAGACATATGATAATCATCCTTAAGAGAAAAACGAGGGTAGAAATCCACAACACTCGATCCTTGTCCTTCGCTCTCATAACCTACTATGACACCACAATGTCCAAAGCCAAGAAATGGTGCATCCCCAACACCAACTTCCTCCACACCTTGAGAATTATCAGGAATAACAGTATGATCAATGATAACATCATTAACATGCACACTTAAACCAGGAACGCCACTCTTATCCACATTCATGTTGACTGGAATATATATAACACCAGCTTGAACAACATAGACCTTGGAACTACCACCACCCACCCAACGCGGCCATAAATGTCGGACAAGTGCAAGCCCTTCAGTGTCATCACTACTCTAATTTTCCTAGGTCGCTTTACGTTCCTTCACCATAGGAATAATCCCCTCTTTGTTATCCTCCACAAACTCCCCTTCCACAACTCTCTTCCTAGAAGACTCCATAACACGATCCAAACTCACACGATCGATCGAGGTGGACCAAGAAGGATGCACCGTAGATCAGTGCTACTCAACATCCTAAATGGCCAAAAACTGGGCAATAAAGGCCTCGTTCCTAAAAGCTACAGAAGAAAACACTTTATCAACAAGATCCACCTTGTGAAAACGGAGACTGTCTACCCATTTTTTAGCTAACACATCAAAAAAATCAACCCTTTTTTCAtcctggcagccctactcgtcgagctgaggctctcaactcgtcgagtaggtgactTAAAATCCTGCGTCAATTCTGgtttctactcgatgagtttggggctccccactcgtcgagtagctctacaaaagtgaataaattataattaaatacgcACCACGAACCAGGCGTTACAGATGGATAGTGGGTTGGGAATTGCCATGGAGATTATAGTCAAATACCTGTAAAATTAAGTTTCTGCAGAGAAATTAATTGAGTTTAAAAGGGAGCAAAAATGGAAATTTGCATAATTTCAAGGTTGATAAAAGATCCAAACACCAAACAAAACCATTCTACTCGGATACATCGGGAAATCTACCATATTACATAAGTGAAAATTAGTTTTCATCATACTTTCAATTACTTTCAGTTTTCAAAGTGAATGTCATAacagaaataaatgaaagtagtaTGTTGTAATGACCAATGAAAGGATGTTGCTACTATTTGCATCCTTAAGAGAAATACTAATGGAACATACAATTCTATCATTTGGTAGTTCTTCAACTATAAAGTGCTAATAAGAATAGAAAAAAAGTGAcagtaaaagaaataaaaaaaaaatcccttTTAAGCACCTTGAGTTTCGGTCCATATTAAGATGTACACATCGAACCTGAAATCACAAATGATCttattatgatttttgttttaaaatttctaaTATTTAGAAATTGTACTTTGAAATTTCTCTGTGTTTTCTTTTCTTATTATGGCATCATACTTAGACAAATCTATCCaattataaataatttaattaataccTATGCCGGTTCAAGGTTACACGTATTCTTTCATGTACTACATCCCATACATTTATTATTGACTCAAGTGATTCACTGCAAAttgtaaaataaattaaaactcATGCACACACATAATTAATTAAGTAATTTAATTAGTATAAAtggtaaattaaaataaaaaataaattgtaaATCATTATACATACCTTGGCAACAATAGTTTTTTTTTGGATTAATGATGCATAGCTCAATTGAACTCCATCTCACTGCCTTTAGTTAGTAACAAATCAAAGATTCccaatttaaaataaccacaactAATTACTCAAAATCAACCAGTTAATTACCTTAGTATGGTATCTTTAAATCATGAATGTGTTTCTCGTGCTTCATACTCCAAAtctaaacaaaaacaaaactattattattattattaaagttGCGTCTCACTTGACACAATGAAACTTACACATCAtataatgaaaaaataaataagatATAAAGTTATGATCACTAACCTTGGAGGATAAAATAAATATGGAATATCAATTTCGGTCTCTGCTATTGATTAGTACAAAGTCAAGCAAAATCTCATTGCTTAATTCTATGAGACAATGACAGAAATATTTTTGtatgttttcatttttaaaatgcatcaACTTTTAAAACTTCATACTATATGTATGTAAACCATATGGTCCGTTGATTAATCCTCTTAAGAAAGTGGAACATAAATGAAAAAATGCCACTCGGACATTGCTTTTAGTACATCTTGTAGTAGGCATCGTATCTCATGGTATTGAATGATATATCATATATACCACATGCTCACCTAGCCCTAATACACAGATTTTAATCCAAGTTGTGTTAATAACTCATGTTATCTAAAGGGTTAATAACATACAAGGGAGACAATACCTTAATTTATAGAAATTATTGAAGCTTATTTGAAACAATAGTTACAAAGATATAAGGGTTTCAATCAGAGCCCAAAATTGAATCCAAAGTTTAAAACGATTATAACTGCTGGAAATTTCGATAGAACTACCACAACTGAGAAGTGTAAACTAACTTAAAAGAATAggataaataaatcaatttaaagaATGAAATACATACAATTGTCTTCCCATTGAAAATGTCAAGTTATCTGTCTTTTTCCTGCAAGAGAAAAATAAAACCATTACAAAAGCTTTCCAGAAAATGATCacgaataaataataataataagatgaATGATCCTTGGAAGTCGAAGACGACAATAATCATTATTCGACCCATAAAGAAAGAAATATCCCTACCAGTTTAAGATCTTTGCTATTACCTTGGGACTTGTAAGAAGATCATCAATAGTCATCCAGAAGCATTGACTTCTTGATCAAAGCAAGTATGGGCATGAATGGAATCCTTTTGTGAGAAGTGTCATATCTTTCTCCTTCTGCTTTTCTGTTAAAAAGAAATCTATCAAAGACTTGAAATATCCATTTTTTATTGAAAAGTTAAAGTGTAATAAAAAATGGTTGCAGTTTATTCCTGGAAGGAAACACTACAAATTCCATAAATTCATCAGACTGTAAAATATAACATACGGAAGATGGATTTCATTGTTGTGTAACAGTTAATAAAGTCCTATTCATTTTTATGCAAACTCATAAACAAACATCTAATTACCTGAATGCATGGAGTTTGTACGCAACGGATATGGATATAACATTGGCCCTGGGTACAACTTTTTGCCTCTTTGCTACATCCAAATTTTATTGTTTCACAAGTAGCCTTGAATCTAAATTCAAAGTCAAAAATTGGGTCCATAGGCGGAGCATTTAATTAAAAATCAAACTGACTGATGCATCTGAAAAGTCATTCGACCATCAAACATAAGCAAAAAGAGTTGAGACCTAGAAAATAATTTTGATGGTGGCTAAGACTTAcacatttattttgtttttccttAAAGGATTCCTACTAGACAACTGTTTTTATCCATTTTCATGCCAAATTGCAACaatcaaaaacaaaaaatctTAAAACCCTAAATCGTATAGATGTTTTCATGGGAAGGGTAGAAGAGAAAAAATTGGCAGTAAGAGCCACGCAATATGAAGAATGAAAAGACAAACCCCCAAAAAAAACCACACTGAATCCCCACCCACGATAACATCCTTCGAAACTGACACAACAGGTATCACCAGACCACTAAATTCTGTATCCTAACTAAACCTCCATATGCCAGTGTCGATAATCGAAATCGCTAACAACCATCAACCCATGATTCCTCAATCTTAACAAAAGAAACAGAAAGAGCATCGCCATCTATGAAACGTTCTTGAATTGAAGCTGATATATGAATCCATGAAACCCAAAATTGAAACCAATAGACTACTGACAGTGATGAGAATAAAGGTGATATTATGAGTTATCCATACCTCGCCGATGTTGAAGATCGGAGTATTAATCGACATTCCCTaattcaaaaacaaaacaaaaacagtTAGTATTTGTTTAGAGGATGAGGAAAAGAAGTAAAACCAAAAGGTCGTCTCACATTCCAACAATATTTAAAGATTGCGGATAATGTGGGGATCCAATTTTCTCCGAAAAatttgaaaccaaaaatgaaaaaccgaaGGTAAGGCGGTGGAGATTGATTGTGGGATGTTTACTCTCTAAAGCTGATGAGTTTAGAGAGAGATTGAGGGTTTTCGAAAGAGGATGGGAAGCATCGATAGAAGTGTCTATAGGCGGTGGTCTGAGGAGAAAACACGTATTAACAGCAATTAGACTAGTGGTGGTGGAGAGTGTGGAAGCTTTTTTGGACCCGTCCCATAAAGGCTCGCTAACTTGGTTCAACATTTTATAGAAAGTTCGGGCTGATTGATTTGGGTTTTGTTTTGCTTGTTGACAATAAGGAGCCTGTTGATAGTAAGGAGCCTCAGGTTGATGCATGCTTTCGATAATCATTTGCTCGTATCTACGATAATCACCCACACCTTCATCATTGTCTTGAGCCGTTTCAGAGATTGAACATTGACCAATTTCTTGTGTTGGATATAATTCCCCATGTGCATACCAAAACATATAATCTTCCATGAATCCATTCTGGCATAGATGTAATTCAACTAAATTTATTGTCTTGTAATAACGATTTTTGCATTTCTTACACGGGCATCTAATTTCAAAAACCTCCACCCCTTCCACAATACTATGTTGGATGTTTGTTGCGTTCGTGTAAGCAAAGTCAAAGAAATGATTGACATAATGTCGAAATTCGGTATTGAAAGCCCCATTCCTAGTGAGTCTCATTGTGTACATCCATTCTCTATTTGATGTCATTTCGATCTATAAACAACGTTCAACGTATCATTCTACTTAATTAATCCCAAACAAATGAACATACCAATGTACTTTACActaaacaaataaacatatatgtgGTATAACCTAATTAAGGTTGGAAATacaattgttatatgaaaattttaagtttaagttatTGATAGACATAtatgaaaacatataaaaaattacaaataataaatttagaataaaatgtgttttataattaaaaaataaaagatgttataagaaaaaaaatgttttacaattaataaataaaaatattattaaaaaattaacATACCGATATAAATTCCTACTTAATGAGTGGTAAAGGGAAATACATATAATGAGATTTTTATATATGGTTAAGTAAATATGACAAATCAATTTTATGTTATAGAATAttttttaagttaaaaaaatTCTTTCGTAACTGTTTGGAAAATATTCGGATccaattatataaatatttttattaacatAAAAATGGATTGTTTTTATAATTACATATGTACTCCATAGTGGTTTTGGTTGAGATTTTGTTAACAAATAAATTGTATAAAATAACTAATTTACTTTGAAATCTTTATTCACAGGAACATAATCCATGAGAATCACAGAGGGGCAGTTTAGTCTTTTTtacttttttacttttttattgtTGTGCACACTTTTGTTCCCTTTTTATTTGAATGCAGGTTTTTTTATTCCATTCTTTTGTGATAATAGCTGGATCTCACGGAGTTCTAATTCCAAATTCTAATATTCCAGCCCAACTAAACGAAGAGTTAGAAATGGCCATGCAACCCGAAGAACTTAAGGGAATCAGGAAGAAATTGGAGAACAACAAGGAGACATATGAAGTTTTGATCAAATGGCAGGATCTCCTGGACTCTGAAGCAACATGGGAAGATTATGAGGAAATTAGTGGGCGATTTCCCTCCTTTCACCTTGAGGACAAGGTGAGAGTTTGGGCGGGGGCAATTCTGTCTTTTTTGAGTTGTGGTTTACAGACCCACCAATGTATGGGACAGGGGCAAATCTGTCCTTTTTTGTCTATAAAATTTTGTGTGTTAATATACTTCTATGGCTAGTGAAAGACAC
The genomic region above belongs to Lactuca sativa cultivar Salinas chromosome 4, Lsat_Salinas_v11, whole genome shotgun sequence and contains:
- the LOC111904448 gene encoding uncharacterized protein LOC111904448, which encodes MEDYMFWYAHGELYPTQEIGQCSISETAQDNDEGVGDYRRYEQMIIESMHQPEAPYYQQAPYCQQAKQNPNQSARTFYKMLNQVSEPLWDGSKKASTLSTTTSLIAVNTCFLLRPPPIDTSIDASHPLSKTLNLSLNSSALESKHPTINLHRLTFGFSFLVSNFSEKIGSPHYPQSLNIVGMECRLILRSSTSARFKATCETIKFGCSKEAKSCTQGQCYIHIRCVQTPCIQKSRRRKI